The Archocentrus centrarchus isolate MPI-CPG fArcCen1 chromosome 12, fArcCen1, whole genome shotgun sequence genome includes a window with the following:
- the LOC115789703 gene encoding trichohyalin-like → MNRPNSRAGLVSTSPFTTVSELIVLREAFYSLQVENYKLKEDVQRVQHQLKEEEKGKMEAKMEVENMKKELRAVKKELEEERKGKEHVEKDADDLKKKLQEVEEALEEEVKGRLEAENENGKIKEDLLELFKAVEEEEREVQKTKHDCENAKNEELKVKNTLEKERREREWAEHKKALEEEVKGRLEAENENGNIKDYLSELFKTFEEEEREQAEDETTTAKRKLREVQCVLQEEIKEKLMAKKDSEDLKKELLATKQKLEEEKIEVSINTNMPKTEMTAKDCKTALRQLKLEHKAAKKNVKVKAKEAKKKLKGKVKEIAAPNRGKETPGVFFTRLVVGNKPASSQRVSFRQA, encoded by the exons ATGAACAGGCCAAACTCCAGAGCAGGACTGGTGAGCACCTCGCCCTTCACAACCGTCTCAGAGCTTATCGTGCTGCGCGAAGCCTTTTATTCCCTGCAGGTGGAAAACTACAAGCTCAAAGAAGATGTGCAACGAGTTCAACATCAacttaaagaggaagaaaaagggaaGATGGAGGCAAAGATGGAAGTAGAGAACATGAAGAAGGAACTGAGAGCAGTAAAGAAAGaattagaagaagaaagaaaaggaaaagagcatGTGGAGAAGGATGCAGATGATCTCAAAAAGAAGctacaggaagtggaagaagccctagaagaggaagtcaaaggaagactggaggctgaaaatgaaaatgggaaaataaaggaGGACTTGTTAGAATTATTCAAAGCAgttgaagaggaggaaagggaggtgcaaaaaacaaaacatgactgtGAAAATGCAAAGAACGAAGAGTTAAAGGTGAAGAACACattagaaaaagagagaagagaaagagagtgggCAGAGCACAAAAAAGCCCTAGAAGAGGAAGTCAAAGGAAGACtggaggctgaaaatgaaaatgggaacATAAAGGATTACTTGTCCGAATTATTCAAAACAtttgaagaggaggaaagggagCAGGCAGAGGACGAAACCACAACTGCGAAGCGGAAACTGCGGGAAGTGCAGTGTGTGCTCcaagaagaaattaaagaaaagctgATGGCCAAAAAAGACTCAGAAGATCTAAAAAAGGAATTAttggccacaaaacaaaaactagaggaggaaaaaatagaagtttctataaatacaaacatgcccaagactgaaatgacagcaaaagaCTGTAAAACAGCTCTCAGACAGCTCAAACTAGAACACAAAGCAGCCAAGAAGAATgtgaaagtgaaagcaaaagaggccaaaaagaaactgaaaggaaaagtgaaagag atcgcggctcccaACCGTGGTAAGGAGACCCCTGGCGTATTCTTCACTCGGCTCGTAGTGGGTAACAAGCCTGCTTCTTCACAGCGGGTCAGCTTCCGCCAGGCGTAG